From Brassica oleracea var. oleracea cultivar TO1000 chromosome C3, BOL, whole genome shotgun sequence, a single genomic window includes:
- the LOC106329549 gene encoding probable serine/threonine protein kinase IRE, whose translation MSPMSTMEQSHEHNRDPQLTTAKHLEKIPENPSRQSGLEKEDDEAGEGSTTSRDCDSPEMLAPSSLGLNHIRTKSSPAPSPLGFSSATPSVQEKPRVGAADARADARARWPIPPHQPDQGKKVQWTQSKSLRVPVNTNPGIETPHVGLAKETHSPRFQAILRVTSGRKKKPHDIKSFSHELNSKGVRPFPVWRSRAVGHMEEIMAAIRTKFDRQKEDVDADLGVFAGYLVTTLESTPESNKELRTGLEDLLVEARQCATMPASEFWLKCEGIVQKLDDKRQELPMGGLKQAHNRLLFILTRCNRLVQFRKESGYVEEHILGMHQLSDLGVYPEQMVAISRQQDLLREKEIQNINESQNIDQNSNSGADGNEVNTAKSNDSTSSNFRMSSWKKLPSAAEKNRSANTTPKAKGEGKIQPKVYGDENAEGLQSPSGQPASAGRGDMWGFWADHQCMTYDNSMICRICEVEIPVVHVEEHSRICTIADRCDLKGIHVNVRLERVAESLEKILESWTPKCGTPRGNADNARLSTFSRHEDMDESSHRCSDDMLDCVPRSENTFSSDELKILNEVSMTNEAKDSSAGSLTPPSPGTPRKSQVDLLLSGRKTITELENYQQINKLLEIARSVANVNLCGYSSLDFMIEQLDELKYVIQDRKADALVVETFGRRIEKLLQEKYIELCGQIDDEKVDSSKATADEESSADEDTVRSLRASPLNPRANDRTSIEDFEIIKPISRGAFGRVFLARKRATGDLFAIKVLKKADMIRKNAVESILAERNILISIRNPFVVRFFYSFTCRENLYLVMEYLNGGDLFSLLKNLGCLDEDMARIYIAEVVLALEYLHSVNIIHRDLKPDNLLINQDGHIKLTDFGLSKVGLINSTDDLSGDASLGNSEFLAEDGSTQHTQDKDSRKKHAVVGTPDYLAPEILLGMGHGKTADWWSVGVILFEVLVGIPPFNAETPQQIFENIINRDIPWPNVPDEISYEAYDLINKLLTENPVQRLGATGAGEVKQHHFFKDINWDTLARQKAMFVPSAEPQDTSYFMSRYIWNPEDENVHGGSDFDDLTDTCSSSSFTTQEEDGDECGSIAELANGPNLAVKYSFSNFSFKNLSQLASINYDLVQKNAKESTEASNPSAP comes from the exons ATGTCGCCGATGTCTACGATGGAACAGTCGCATGAGCATAATCGGGATCCGCAATTGACCACCGCGAAACACCTGGAGAAGATCCCTGAGAATCCTTCCCGCCAATCGGGGTTGGAGAAGGAAGACGATGAAGCTGGGGAAGGTTCAACCACGAGCCGCGATTGCGATTCTCCCGAAATGCTTGCTCCTTCTTCCTTAGGTCTAAATCACATCAGAACGAAATCATCTCCGGCTCCGTCTCCTTTGGGATTTTCGTCAGCCACGCCTTCGGTCCAGGAGAAACCTAGGGTTGGGGCTGCTGATGCTCGCGCCGATGCGCGTGCCAGGTGGCCGATTCCTCCTCATCAACCCGATCAAG GAAAGAAAGTTCAATGGACACAATCAAAATCTCTGCGCGTGCCTGTAAACACCAATCCAGGGATAGAG ACTCCTCATGTTGGTCTTGCGAAGGAAACGCATTCTCCACGTTTTCAAGCCATCTTGCGTGTCACAAGTGGACGTAAGAAGAAACCTCATGACATCAAGAGCTTCTCTCATGAACTCAACTCCAAAGGTGTAAGGCCTTTCCCCGTGTGGAGATCTCGAGCTGTTGGTCACATGGAG GAGATTATGGCGGCGATTAGAACCAAGTTTGATAGACAAAAGGAAGATGTTGATGCTGATTTGGGAGTTTTTGCTGGATACTTGGTGACCACTCTTGAGAGCACTCCTGAATCTAACAAGGAGTTGAGAACGGGTCTCGAGGATCTGTTGGTGGAGGCTCGGCAATGTGCAACCATGCCAGCGAGTGAGTTTTGGTTGAAATGTGAAGGAATTGTTCAGAAGCTAGATGATAAACGTCAGGAGCTGCCGATGGGAGGACTCAAGCAGGCTCACAATCGTCTTCTTTTCATCCTTACTCGCTGCAACAGGCTCGTGCAGTTTCGTAAAGAGAGCGGTTATGTTGAAGAACACATCCTGGGAATGCATCAGTTAAGTGATCTCGGTGTTTATCCTGAGCAGATGGTGGCAATTTCGAGACAGCAGGACCTTCTTCGAGAGAAGGAGATCCAAAACATTAACGAAAGCCAGAATATTGATCAGAACTCGAACAGTGGAGCTGATGGGAATGAAGTAAACACCGCTAAAAGTAATGATTCAACTTCGAGCAATTTCCGGATGTCATCATGGAAGAAGCTTCCGTCTGCTGCCGAGAAGAACCGTAGTGCTAATACTACTCCCAAGGCAAAAGGTGAGGGCAAAATCCAACCAAAAGTGTATGGAGATGAAAACGCTGAAGGCTTGCAGAGCCCCTCAGGCCAGCCTGCATCCGCAGGAAGAGGTGATATGTGGGGTTTCTGGGCGGATCATCAATGTATGACATACGATAACTCCATGATCTGCCGTATCTGCGAAGTTGAAATACCAGTTGTACATGTAGAAGAGCACTCTCGAATCTGCACCATCGCTGATAGATGTGACTTGAAGGGGATACATGTGAACGTAAGACTTGAAAGAGTAGCTGAAAGTCTTGAGAAAATTCTGGAGTCATGGACGCCCAAGTGCGGAACCCCGAGAGGAAATGCTGATAATGCTAGATTATCAACATTCAGTAGACATGAAGATATGGATGAAAGCTCTCATAGATGTTCAGATGACATGCTTGATTGTGTTCCTCGTTCAGAGAATACATTTTCTTCGGATGAACTGAAAATCTTGAATGAAGTGTCTATGACTAATGAAGCAAAAGACTCGTCAGCAGGAAGCTTGACACCACCATCACCAGGAACACCAAGGAAAAGCCAAGTAGATTTACTACTAAGTGGTCGGAAAACAATAACAGAGCTTGAGAATTATCAACAG ATAAACAAGTTGCTAGAGATTGCTCGCTCTGTAGCAAATGTGAATTTATGTGGATACAGCTCACTGGACTTCATGATTGAGCAGCTGGATGAGCTAAAGTACGTCATTCAGGATAGGAAGGCAGATGCCCTCGTGGTAGAAACGTTTGGAAGGCGAATAGAGAAGCTATTGCA GGAGAAGTACATTGAACTTTGTGGACAGATAGATGATGAAAAAGTAGACTCATCGAAAGCCACGGCGGATGAAGAAAGCTCAGCAGATGAGGATACAGTGCGTAGCTTACGGGCAAGCCCACTAAATCCACGCGCTAATGATCGAACGTCAATAGAAGATTTTGAAATTATAAAACCAATCAGCCGCGGTGCATTTGGAAGAGTTTTTCTTGCAAGGAAAAGGGCAACTGGTGATTTGTTCGCTATTAAG GTTCTAAAGAAGGCTGATATGATCCGTAAGAATGCTGTTGAGAGTATTTTAGCGGAGCGTAACATCCTTATATCAATTCGTAACCCATTCGTG GTCCGTTTTTTCTATTCTTTCACATGCCGCGAAAATCTTTATCTGGTCATGGAGTACTTAAATGGTGGAGATCTCTTTTCATTGCTGAAAAATCTTGGTTGCTTAGACGAAGATATGGCCCGCATTTACATTGCAGAAGTT GTGCTTGCACTGGAGTATTTGCATTCTGTAAATATCATTCACAGAGACTTAAAGCCGGACAATTTGTTGATCAATCAGGATGGTCACATCAAG TTGACAGACTTTGGGCTTTCCAAGGTTGGTCTTATCAACAGCACAGATGACTTATCAGGTGATGCATCATTGGGAAATAGTGAATTTTTAGCCGAAGATGGAAGCACTCAACATACACAAGACAAAGATAGCCGTAAAAAGCATGCAGTTGTTGGAACACCTGATTATCTTGCACCTGAAATACTTCTTGGAATGGGTCATG GTAAAACCGCTGATTGGTGGTCAGTAGGTGTTATTCTCTTTGAGGTTCTCGTGGGTATTCCTCCTTTCAATGCAGAAACCCCACAG CAAATTTTTGAAAATATAATCAACAGAGATATACCATGGCCTAATGTGCCAGATGAGATATCTTATGAAGCATATGATCTGATCAACAA GCTGTTAACCGAAAATCCTGTCCAAAGACTAGGTGCAACAGGGGCTGGAGAG GTGAAGCAGCATCATTTTTTCAAAGATATAAACTGGGACACACTTGCCAGGCAAAAG GCTATGTTTGTACCATCGGCTGAACCACAAGACACTAGCTATTTCATGAGCCGGTATATATGGAACCCGGAAGACGAAAATGTTCATGGAGGCAGCGATTTTGATGACCTTACAGACACGTGCAGCAGCAGCTCTTTCACCACACAGGAGGAAGAT GGTGATGAGTGTGGTAGCATAGCAGAATTAGCAAACGGACCCAATCTTGCTGTGAAGTATTCCTTCAGCAATTTTTCTTTCAAG AACCTCTCACAACTGGCTTCGATCAACTATGATCTTGTCCAAAAGAACGCTAAGGAATCAACAGAGGCTTCAAACCCATCAGCCCCTTGA
- the LOC106333307 gene encoding protein ODORANT1: MGGRKPCCDEVGLRKGPWTADEDGKLVDFLRTRGASGGWCWRDVPKLAGLKRCGKSCRLRWTNYLRPDLKRGLFSEEEIQLVIDLHAQLGNRWSKIAAELPGRTDNDIKNYWNTHIKRKLIRMGIDPNTHSPFDQQKVKHEKEETTLVNGQDPPHQAEAPVGLQNDTSAGNLTHLADVDGDNIQPWSFLMENNGGGCSSVGELTMLLSGDITSSCSSSSSLWLKYGELGYEDLELGCFDD; encoded by the exons ATGGGTGGTCGTAAACCATGTTGTGATGAGGTTGGACTGAGAAAGGGGCCATGGACGGCGGACGAAGATGGGAAACTAGTTGATTTCTTAAGAACACGTGGAGCAAGCGGCGGATGGTGCTGGAGAGATGTGCCAAAGCTGGCGGGGCTAAAGAGGTGCGGCAAAAGTTGCCGTCTCCGGTGGACTAATTATCTGCGGCCAGATCTCAAGAGAGGTCTTTTTAGTGAAGAGGAAATTCAACTAGTCATTGATCTTCATGCGCAACTTGGCAATAG ATGGTCGAAGATTGCAGCAGAACTACCGGGAAGAACAGACAACGATATAAAAAATTATTGGAACACTCATATAAAGAGGAAGCTCATAAGAATGGGTATTGATCCAAACACACATAGTCCGTTTGACCAACAGAAAGTCAAGCACGAGAAGGAGGAGACGACATTGGTCAACGGTCAAGACCCTCCGCACCAGGCAGAGGCACCAGTGGGTTTGCAGAATGATACGTCAGCAGGAAATCTAACCCACTTGGCTGACGTTGACGGTGACAATATTCAACCGTGGAGCTTTTTAATGGAGAACAACGGAGGAGGATGTTCCTCGGTGGGAGAGCTGACGATGCTGTTGTCCGGAGACATTACGTCATCATGTTCGTCTTCGTCATCGTTGTGGTTGAAGTATGGAGAGTTGGGATACGAAGATTTAGAACTTGGATGTTTCGACGACTAG
- the LOC106332404 gene encoding uncharacterized protein LOC106332404 encodes MAFWSAENATKAYLTTLKQDQRTKEPNVAEFISALAAGNNARKIVVACAGAANADIVVALIAAANQTRGQVVCVLRGIEELIISKKMLEPSEIHQIQFVVGESNDNTLINDHFGEADFVLVDCNLKNHQDIVRKIVNNHEENARTGGGSGVAVVVGYNAFSRGSWRFSDGRKTQFLPIGEGLLVTRVNDNGSYNQKTMKKNNGHHHHHDHVRKSNWVVKVDKCTGEEHVFRVRAPRGEAIIGA; translated from the exons ATGGCTTTTTGGTCTGCTGAAAATGCTACTAAAGCCTACCTTACTACATTGAAACAG GATCAAAGAACAAAAGAACCAAACGTGGCTGAGTTCATATCGGCTCTAGCCGCCGGAAATAACGCAAGAAAGATCGTCGTGGCTTGTGCCGGTGCAGCAAATGCTGACATAGTCGTTGCCCTAATCGCTGCGGCTAATCAAACGCGCGGTCAAGTGGTATGCGTCTTACGTGGCATAGAAGAACTAATCATATCCAAGAAAATGTTGGAACCATCAGAGATTCATCAGATACAATTCGTGGTTGGAGAATCTAACGACAACACTCTAATTAATGATCATTTTGGAGAAGCAGATTTCGTTCTCGTCGATTGTAATCTCAAGAACCACCAAGATATTGTTAGAAAGATTGTTAATAACCATGAAGAAAACGCAAGAACCGGCGGTGGAAGCGGTGTGGCCGTTGTGGTGGGTTATAACGCGTTTTCGAGAGGATCTTGGAGATTTAGCGATGGGAGGAAAACGCAGTTTTTACCTATAGGTGAAGGGTTGCTGGTGACGAGGGTTAACGATAATGGTAGTTATAACCAGAAGACGATGAAAAAGAACAATGGCCATCATCATCACCATGACCACGTGAGAAAGAGTAATTGGGTGGTGAAAGTTGATAAGTGCACAGGAGAGGAGCATGTGTTTAGAGTTAGGGCTCCACGAGGAGAAGCCATTATTGGAGCTTAA
- the LOC106332103 gene encoding chloride conductance regulatory protein ICln-like, translated as MVVGLREFAHRTGNGSGTPVLDESNGEELMRVQPSVAVALGNRSLESPGTLYITSRKLIWLSDVDMAKGYAVDFLSISLHAVSRDPEAYSSPCIYTQIEVEDDEDEEDESDTQSTGALDLSKIREMRLVPSDSTHLDTLFDVFCECAELNPEPIEQEEEGEHNWVFSADQMVVGGGAEEDGEWPISQSPTSVIGLSIGDEGGLAQPMLELQINDQRFDDAEEMVHESETKDH; from the exons ATGGTGGTTGGTCTAAGAGAGTTCGCGCACAGAACCGGAAACGGCTCCGGAACACCGGTTCTGGACGAATCTAACGGTGAGGAACTTATGCGCGTGCAGCCCTCCGTGGCCGTCGCTCTCGGGAATCGATCCCTCGAGTCTCCCGGAACTCTCTACATCACTTCCAG GAAATTGATTTGGCTTAGTGACGTAGACATGGCGAAAGGTTACGCCGTCGATTTCTTATCGATATCGCTTCACGCAGTGTCTAGAGATCCAGAGGCTTATTCATCTCCTTGTATATATACTCAG ATTGAAGTTGAAGATGATGAGGATGAAGAAGATGAGTCTGATACTCAATCCACCGGAGCTTTGGACTTGTCTAAGATCAGAGAGATGAGGCTTGTTCCTTCTGACTCTACCCATT TGGATACTCTGTTTGATGTGTTCTGTGAATGTGCTGAACTCAATCCAGAACCAATTGAAC AAGAAGAAGAAGGCGAACATAACTGGGTGTTTAGTGCTGATCAGATGGTTGTTGGTGGAGGGG CGGAAGAAGACGGCGAATGGCCAATATCTCAGAGCCCGACGAGTGTAATTGGTCTCTCCATTGGAGATGAAGGGGGTCTTGCTCAGCCTATGCTCGAG CTCCAGATCAATGATCAGAGGTTTGATGATGCTGAAGAGATGGTTCATGAAAGTGAGACCAAAGATCACTAA